The sequence below is a genomic window from Candidatus Hydrogenedentota bacterium.
CCGTTGCCGCGCCGAATCACTGGCACGCACTGGCAACGATTTGGGGCTGTCAGGCGGGCAAAGACGTCTACGTTGAAAAGCCCGTTTCGTGGTCAATCACCGAAGGCCGCCGCATGATTGAGGCGGCGCGCAAATACGAACGCATCGTGCAGACTGGCACGCAGAATCGCAGCCGTCCGCTGATCCAAGCAGCAGTGGATTATTTGCACGCTGGCAAGCTCGGTAAAATTTATCAGATTCGCTGTCTTGTCCTGCGTCCGCGCGACAGCATCGGCCACAAAGTGAA
It includes:
- a CDS encoding Gfo/Idh/MocA family oxidoreductase codes for the protein WARSSPNETVNIAVMGLNGRGGALMEGFAKLPNVNVATICDIDENLFPKALGDLEKACGKRAKTETDIRRVLDNKDIDAIAVAAPNHWHALATIWGCQAGKDVYVEKPVSWSITEGRRMIEAARKYERIVQTGTQNRSRPLIQAAVDYLHAGKLGKIYQIRCLVLRPRDSIGHKV